DNA from Phragmites australis chromosome 16, lpPhrAust1.1, whole genome shotgun sequence:
TTCCATTTTTCTCCTCAAAAgcatttttgttattttttggtTGCTAAGGCAAAACTAAAAGTCACTAGGCGATAAATAGCGAAAccgttattttatttttaagggCATAAGAAAGTACAATAATATGAAAGGGCATCAACAATGCTAGGTGCTTAAGGAAAAAGTATTAAACATGTAcataaaaactataattttcagTGTAGACAAAGATTACATGTGCttaaatataatttattattttgttaGTACTAATATAAGCAGCAGTACTTAAGTAAACACATTACCTTCGGTCTAAACACATGTGCCAGTGTGgttaagaaaaaaaacttgatttttCCATAAATATCTACTCTGAGCAACCTAGTGTACATGCTCTAATCAGCAGTCAAGTGATAATCAACCGTGTATTACTAACGAACTGCCCGCGTTGACCATGGCCTGATCCAACATTTTTTCCCTTCATTTTTGCAGTGTTCAACTTCGGCACCGGGCAGCACACGGTGGACGAGGTCTCCAAGAGCGACTACGACACTTGCTCTTCCAGCAACACCATCAACACCGTGAGCACCGGCCCGGCCACCATCACCCTCGCCCCGGGCACCCACTACTACATCTGCGGCATCTCCGGCCACTGCGCCAGCGGCATGAAGCTCGCCGTCAACGTCGGCTCGGGCTCCGGCTCCCCCGCGACGCCCGCGACGCCCGCCACCCCCGGGACTCCCAGCACCCCCACCGCCTCCACCCCGACCGGCGCGTCCGCGCGCCTGCAGGCCGGACCTGCCCTTGCCGTGGCTGCTGGCGTCCTCTTCAAGCTCGCCCTGTTCTGATCGTCGACGTCGTTGTTGAGACGATGGCGGCCCTGCCATGATCGTGGCCAGTGAAGAGGCAGTGCAGAATTCTTGAGCATTTTCTGACGGCCGGCATGTACGTACGTTTCCACGGTAGAGTAGTTGGTTTCGTGATGTTATTATTGATGCTTTGTTATTGTTTCGCTTGTGTTCATTGTGACTTTGCGAGTGTACTAGTTTGTGTCTTgtaatttctttcttttctctccatGGTCCCATGGATATTATTTGTATGACTTTGCTGTGACATTATCATCTCTAAATTACTATATCACAGTGGTTAGCTGATAGTAACAGTTAGCTgctgctttctctctctcctaacAACTCTTCTAACAAAGCTACATTGATGAGCTCTCCCGTCTGGCTCTTCTTCTCTCGTCTTTGGTGCCAACTCACGCCACCTGTCACAGTTTCGCTAATCCGATGTTGTTAGGCTACCGACTACACACCCTCATCTCAACCATGCTTATCGTCGGTCCTCTACCACCATCGTGGCACGCCATATCGTC
Protein-coding regions in this window:
- the LOC133894814 gene encoding blue copper protein-like yields the protein MASRSALVALLVVVSCASAASAETFTVGDSQGWATGVDYTIWTSGKTFAANDTLVFNFGTGQHTVDEVSKSDYDTCSSSNTINTVSTGPATITLAPGTHYYICGISGHCASGMKLAVNVGSGSGSPATPATPATPGTPSTPTASTPTGASARLQAGPALAVAAGVLFKLALF